From one Rhodamnia argentea isolate NSW1041297 chromosome 1, ASM2092103v1, whole genome shotgun sequence genomic stretch:
- the LOC115731656 gene encoding G-type lectin S-receptor-like serine/threonine-protein kinase LECRK3: MANSALRYRHFIPVVATLPFLLSVAFAFATATAHTPINISLGASLTPNTATNSSWLSPSGVFAFGFYQRDHGYAVGVFLPRTPRKIPVWTSNRDHPPVPINSTLRFTTDGRLVLQSAEAQETSVAILTDFAVSASMLDTGNFVLYNSRRDVIWQTFDSPTDTLLAGQHLSAGQQLFSSASESDQSTGIFRLNMQKDGNLVQYPVDTPDTASYAYWEAGTGGAGDNVTLYLDNDGFLYLLNTTGKYLKNITTSRGPPKEGMFYLMRIDTDGIFRLYSYNATPDLSEIWRSSEDKCSPKGLCGLNGFCAMNDQIAECKCLPGFVPVNQGNWTSGCERNFSAESCTRMDAATGYTTPAVSNTVWEDAAYAVLTFSTNEECQKACLQDCNCEAVIYEEQSCRKQRLPLRYGRRDLSNANVLFIKVGETGSKENGTNGFMPEGKKRPSQRDILVAIASSTAFALVTLAVSGFIVYRYRVRLYEVLPKEGSSRMIENISPRSFTYEELKRVTKDFAQEIGKGAFGTVYKGTLLNSLEDVAVKKLEKVSSDGESEFQTEVKIIGRTHHRSLVQLLGYCLDGADRLLVYEYMSNGSLADLLFTPEKQPCWDEKMGIARNIARGLLYLHEECKTQIIHCDIKPQNILIDECRQAKISDFGLSKLLKPDQTNTMTGIRGTRGYVAPEWHKNLPVTVKADVYSFGIVLLEIICCRRSVDWSLPDDEAILEEWVYSCFLARELEKLVNDESIDRRQLERLVKVALWCILEEPSLRPSMRKVLLMLEGTVDIPMPPCPTSFLSAI; the protein is encoded by the coding sequence ATGGCTAATTCTGCCCTTCGGTACAGGCACTTCATTCCTGTGGTTGCTACGCTTCCCTTTCTTCTCTCAGTTGCATTCGCCTTCGCAACTGCGACAGCACATACACCGATCAACATTAGCCTCGGTGCTTCTCTCACACCCAACACCGCCACCAACTCCTCCTGGCTCTCGCCTTCCGGTGTCTTCGCATTTGGGTTCTATCAGCGAGACCACGGTTATGCGGTCGGTGTTTTCCTTCCACGAACTCCGCGTAAAATCCCAGTCTGGACCTCTAACCGAGACCATCCTCCGGTCCCAATAAATTCCACCCTGCGCTTCACCACCGACGGGAGACTTGTCCTGCAGTCTGCAGAAGCGCAAGAGACGTCCGTCGCCATTCTGACAGATTTTGCGGTCTCAGCTTCTATGCTCGACACGGGCAATTTCGTTCTGTATAACTCGCGGCGGGATGTCATTTGGCAGACTTTTGATTCACCGACTGATACCCTCTTGGCAGGCCAGCATTTATCAGCAGGCCAACAGTTGTTCTCGAGCGCTTCCGAGAGCGACCAATCAACCGGCATCTTTCGCCTCAACATGCAAAAGGATGGAAACCTCGTGCAGTATCCTGTAGATACTCCAGACACGGCCTCGTACGCTTACTGGGAAGCTGGCACCGGCGGAGCCGGTGACAATGTGACACTATACCTAGATAATGACGGTTTTCTCTACCTGTTGAACACAACAGGTAAATATCTAAAGAATATCACCACAAGTAGAGGACCTCCTAAGGAAGGGATGTTCTACCTTATGAGAATCGACACAGATGGGATTTTCCGACTGTATTCATACAACGCGACCCCCGATTTGTCCGAAATATGGCGGTCTTCTGAGGACAAATGTAGCCCCAAGGGCTTATGCGGGCTCAACGGGTTTTGTGCCATGAACGACCAAATCGCTGAGTGCAAGTGTCTTCCAGGATTCGTACCTGTGAACCAGGGGAACTGGACATCCGGGTGCGAGAGGAACTTCAGTGCAGAAAGCTGCACGAGAATGGACGCGGCCACTGGGTACACTACTCCAGCGGTTTCTAACACTGTATGGGAGGATGCTGCGTATGCCGTTCTTACTTTTTCAACCAACGAAGAATGTCAAAAGGCATGCTTGCAGGATTGCAATTGCGAAGCCGTGATATACGAGGAGCAATCCTGCAGAAAGCAGAGGCTTCCGCTGAGATATGGCAGGAGAGACCTCAGCAATGCGAATGTACTCTTCATCAAGGTAGGAGAGACTGGATCTAAAGAGAATGGCACCAACGGCTTCATGCCGGAGGGCAAGAAAAGACCTTCTCAGAGAGACATTCTAGTTGCAATTGCATCTTCTACGGCTTTCGCATTAGTCACACTGGCAGTGTCGGGATTCATTGTTTACAGATATCGGGTTCGACTATATGAAGTACTTCCCAAGGAGGGAAGTAGTAGAATGATAGAGAATATTTCGCCGAGATCATTTACTTATGAAGAGCTGAAGAGAGTAACCAAAGATTTCGCCCAAGAGATTGGCAAGGGAGCATTCGGGACAGTGTATAAAGGTACACTGTTGAATAGCCTCGAGGATGTAGCTGTTAAGAAACTAGAGAAGGTCTCATCGGATGGTGAAAGCGAATTCCAAACAGAGGTGAAAATCATCGGGAGGACTCATCACCGGAGTCTCGTCCAATTGCTTGGTTATTGTCTTGATGGTGCCGACAGGCTTTTGGTGTACGAGTACATGAGCAATGGGTCGCTCGCAGATCTACTCTTCACGCCCGAAAAACAACCTTGCTGGGATGAAAAAATGGGAATCGCTCGGAACATAGCCAGAGGCCTCCTCTATCTACACGAAGAGTGCAAAACCCAGATCATTCACTGCGATATCAAGCCACAGAACATACTGATCGACGAATGTAGGCAAGCCAAAATATCTGATTTCGGGTTATCGAAGCTGCTGAAGCCAGATCAAACCAACACCATGACGGGGATTAGAGGAACAAGGGGTTACGTCGCGCCAGAGTGGCACAAGAATTTGCCAGTGACGGTGAAAGCAGACGTTTACAGCTTTGGCATCGTGTTGCTGGAGATCATCTGCTGCCGAAGAAGCGTGGATTGGAGCCTTCCCGATGATGAAGCCATTCTCGAAGAATGGGTCTATAGCTGTTTCCTGGCTCGCGAGCTAGAGAAACTCGTCAATGATGAATCGATCGACAGAAGACAGTTGGAGAGACTGGTTAAAGTGGCTCTTTGGTGCATCCTTGAAGAGCCGTCGCTCCGTCCTTCGATGAGGAAGGTGCTCCTGATGCTGGAAGGCACGGTGGACATTCCGATGCCTCCTTGTCCTACTTCCTTCCTTAGTGCCATCTAG